One Oncorhynchus nerka isolate Pitt River linkage group LG5, Oner_Uvic_2.0, whole genome shotgun sequence genomic window carries:
- the cdk15 gene encoding cyclin-dependent kinase 15 isoform X2: protein MQNLRQAATEAFHRLGLKQRQLGYEELDETDPSYSNPRPHWFHTLQVRRLAVQRGRSNSDPMGGKSFDQDFQWKTGLQFGTANSYLNLEKIGEGTYATVYKGISRINGHLVALKVIRMKTEEGVPFTAIREASLLKGLKHANIVLLHDIIHTKEALTFVFEYVQTDLAEYMTQHPGGLHSYNVRIFMFQLLRGLSYIHGRRILHRDLKPQNLLISYLGELKLADFGLARSKSIPCQTYSSEVVTLWYRPPDVLLGSTDYSTALDIWGAGCIFIEMLQGTPAFPGVADVFEQLQNVWTVVGVPTEETWPGVNELPNFRPDCPSCPIRQRTWPRRF, encoded by the exons GTCTGAAGCAAAGACAGCTGGGATATGAGGAG TTGGATGAGACAGACCCGTCCTACTCCAATCCCCGGCCTCACTGGTTCCACACGCTGCAGGTCCGCAGGCTGGCGGTCCAGAGAGGACGCAGCAACAGTGACCCTATGGGAGGGAAAAGTTTCGATCAGGACTTCCAATGG AAAACAGGCCTACAGTTTGGCACAGCCAACTCCTACCTGAACCTGGAGAAGATAGGGGAGGGGACATACGCTACAGTCTACAAGGGAATCAGCCG GATAAACGGGCACCTGGTGGCCTTGAAGGTGATCCGTATGAAGACGGAAGAAGGCGTACCATTCACTGCCATCCGAGAGG CCTCCCTCCTGAAAGGCCTGAAACACGCCAACATTGTCCTGCTCCATGACATCATCCACACCAAAGAGGCACTCACATTTGTCTTTGAGTACGTACAAACAGACTTGGCTGAGTATATGACGCAGCACCCAGGGGGCCTGCATTCCTACAATGTCAGG aTCTTCATGTTCCAGCTGCTGCGGGGTCTGTCCTACATCCACGGTCGGAGGATCCTGCATCGGGACCTCAAACCCCAGAACCTGCTCATCAGCTACCTGGGGGAGCTCAAACTGGCCGACTTCG GGCTGGCCCGGTCCAAGTCCATCCCGTGCCAGACCTATTCGTCTGAGGTGGTGACTCTGTGGTACCGACCTCCTGATGTCCTCCTGGGTTCCACTGATTACTCCACTGCTCTGGACATctg GGGAGCTGGATGCATCTTCATTGAGATGCTCCAGGGGACGCCAGCCTTTCCAGGGGTGGCAGACGTCTTTGAGCAGCTGCAGAACGTATGGACT GTCGTAGGGGTCCCGACTGAGGAGACGTGGCCAGGAGTGAACGAGCTGCCCAACTTCAGACCAG